A genome region from Cucumis sativus cultivar 9930 chromosome 4, Cucumber_9930_V3, whole genome shotgun sequence includes the following:
- the LOC101220696 gene encoding cation/H(+) antiporter 15, with protein MQWPKAVEYFEKRKYEDHRVVCYNTNVTHEGSLWRAENPVASTLPVFALQLCLIIFFSRVLIFVFKPLRQPPIVAEILAGVLMGPSLLGLTDTFAKYIFAWKSLLALETVANLSLVYYIFLVGLELDMAPIVRAGGKSISIALLGILLPIPVGIGLHHLINSGRNKAKMPQATVHGPLFWGISLATTNFPDLSRILSDVKLLHSEIGRTALSAAVITDLCSWVLLVITMSISNVGKYYAVTSTFIFVCMCLFLFRPALKWLVRVSSKDGNYNEFHICFVMTGVVACGLITDACGTHSIVGAFMWGVIMPKGELKDMIMGKVEDLVKSILMPTFFVVTGLRVNCNIISKESDWVLVLLIIFLATSAKIVSTFLVAIFCNMPPREGLTLGSLMNTKGLLALIIISAGRDMQALGLLTFTVMIMSFWVMTALIGPTLAFTYKSIKTSRKTRYRTIQSIKPEAEFRVVACVHSTRNVYGIIHLLGASNPTKQSPLLVFAIHLVELTGRATAMMIVHGQCKASSAKAKVQTDHIINAFDKFENQNNSVTVHSLTAVSPYATMHDDICGIAAEKRVHLIIVPFHKQPTLDGGLEDGNPSLGLVNNSVMTNAPCSVAVLVDRGLSATNLTDSNRSNRTQQRFALFFIGGPDDREALAYAKRMSEHPGILITVVRFIPGEEVKEMSIMDFPGEENVEILTALAREKKEKVIDNDYIDDFRLQILSNQSIGYAEVVVNNGDETLKAISTLENEFSLYIVGRGRGMVSPLVSGLSEWSDSPELGVLGDALVTSSFATNVSLLVVQQGDVEDEKGERFNDGGFIGEQFGEHEGWQSPMKKNVDGDFDLFVNQKENNQEGEEEDEEKGKEGHYQPNGTKVYHTKPSRL; from the exons ATGCAGTGGCCAAAAGCAgttgaatattttgaaaaacgtAAGTATGAAGATCATAGAGTTGTATGTTACAATACCAATGTAACCCATGAAGGTTCTTTATGGCGGGCTGAGAATCCTGTTGCTTCAACTCTCCCTGTTTTTGCTCTTCAACTTTgccttattattttcttctctcgtGTTCTTATTTTCGTCTTCAAACCCCTACGCCAACCACCCATTGTAGCGGAAATTCTT GCTGGGGTGCTGATGGGGCCGTCGTTATTGGGGTTGACGGATACGTTTGcgaaatatatatttgcttGGAAGAGTTTATTGGCGTTGGAAACTGTAGCgaatttgagtttagtttattatatttttcttgttggCTTGGAGCTTGACATGGCACCAATTGTACGTGCTGGAGGGAAGTCTATAAGCATTGCTCTGCTTGGCATACTTCTTCCAATTCCCGTTGGGATTGGCTTGCATCATCTGATCAACAGCGGTAGGAACAAAGCTAAGATGCCCCAGGCCACTGTTCATGGTCCTTTGTTTTGGGGTATTTCCTTAGCCACAACCAACTTCCCTGACTTGTCACGTATTCTTTCTGATGTTAAGCTTCTCCATTCGGAGATTGGAAGAACTGCTTTATCTGCTGCTGTTATTACAGATCTCTGCTCTTGGGTGCTTCTTGTGATTACCATGTCAATTAGCAATGTGGGGAAGTACTATGCAGTTACCTCAACCTTTATTTTTGTGTGCATGTGTCTTTTCCTTTTCCGTCCTGCTCTCAAGTGGCTCGTTCGCGTCAGCTCCAAGGATGGGAACTACAATGAGTTTCATATTTGCTTTGTGATGACTGGCGTTGTGGCGTGTGGGTTGATTACTGATGCGTGTGGTACGCATTCGATAGTTGGAGCATTCATGTGGGGGGTTATCATGCCTAAGGGTGAGCTGAAGGATATGATCATGGGGAAGGTCGAAGATTTGGTTAAATCAATTCTGATGCCTACATTTTTCGTGGTGACTGGCCTTAGAGTGAATTGTAACATCATTTCTAAAGAATCGGACTGGGTGTTGGTTTTGTTGATCATCTTCTTGGCTACCTCGGCCAAAATTGTTAGCACATTCCTTGTGGCCATCTTCTGCAACATGCCACCTCGAGAGGGTTTGACTCTTGGCTCACTTATGAATACAAAAGGCTTACTTGCCTTGATAATCATCAGTGCCGGACGAGATATGCAG GCTTTGGGACTTCTCACGTTCACAGTGATGATCATGTCTTTCTGGGTAATGACGGCTCTAATTGGACCAACATTGGCTTTTACTTACAAGTCCATCAAGACATCAAGGAAAACTAGGTATAGAACCATTCAAAGCATCAAACCGGAGGCAGAGTTTCGAGTTGTTGCGTGTGTCCACTCCACCCGAAATGTCTACGGTATCATCCATCTCCTTGGAGCTTCAAACCCCACCAAGCAATCGCCACTTTTAGTCTTCGCTATCCACTTGGTCGAGCTTACTGGTCGTGCCACGGCAATGATGATTGTCCATGGCCAATGTAAAGCCAGCTCTGCCAAAGCCAAGGTCCAGACTGACCACATTATCAATGCATTTGACAAATTTGAGAACCAGAATAACAGTGTCACTGTCCATTCCCTCACAGCCGTGTCACCATATGCAACAATGCACGACGACATCTGTGGCATTGCAGCGGAGAAGCGTGTACACTTGATCATTGTCCCATTTCACAAGCAGCCAACACTAGATGGGGGATTAGAAGATGGCAACCCCTCACTTGGGTTGGTCAATAACAGTGTGATGACTAATGCCCCTTGCTCTGTAGCAGTCCTTGTTGACCGTGGCCTCTCTGCCACCAACCTCACAGACTCCAACCGATCCAACCGCACACAACAACGCTTTGCTCTATTCTTCATCGGTGGCCCTGACGATAGAGAAGCTCTAGCTTACGCAAAGCGGATGTCAGAGCATCCAGGCATTCTTATAACAGTGGTAAGATTCATCCCTGGTGAAGAAGTGAAGGAAATGAGCATAATGGACTTTCCtggagaagaaaatgtggAAATTCTTACAGCCTTAGCAAgagaaaagaaggagaaggtGATTGACAACGATTATATTGACGACTTTCGGTTACAAATCTTGAGCAACCAATCGATTGGATATGCAGAAGTGGTGGTGAACAATGGGGATGAAACACTAAAAGCAATAAGCACATTGGAAAATGAGTTCAGCTTGTATATTGTTGGAAGAGGTAGAGGGATGGTGTCGCCGCTCGTGTCGGGGCTGTCGGAGTGGAGTGACTCACCGGAGCTGGGGGTGTTAGGGGATGCGTTGGTAACATCAAGCTTTGCAACAAATGTGTCATTGCTGGTGGTGCAACAAGGGGATGTGGAAGACGAGAAGGGTGAGAGGTTTAACGATGGAGGGTTTATTGGGGAGCAATTTGGAGAGCATGAGGGATGGCAGTCACCCATGAAGAAGAATGTTGATGGAGACTTTGATCTTTTTGTGAATCAAAAGGAGAATAATCAAGAGGGTgaggaggaagatgaagagaagGGGAAAGAGGGTCATTATCAACCAAATGGAACCAAAGTTTACCACACTAAACCATCTCGGTTGTGa